One Micromonospora sp. WMMD1120 genomic region harbors:
- a CDS encoding erythromycin esterase family protein, whose protein sequence is MLVQRLGAPSDFDPLLERVRDARVVMIGESTHGTYDYYRLREQLTRRLIAECGFSFVAVEGDWPDCDRVHRSVTGAPDGAAEPQLALAQFERWPTWMWANAEVARFAGWLRAWNVERPEGRRAGFHGLDVYSLWESMQAIFDYLGEEDPKSLEAAQDAYRCFEPYGKRVEEYGAASRFVSARCEEEVVRLLARTREHALSDGPDRFSAWQNAEVVAGAERYYRAMVAGGPDSWNIRDTHMQDTLDRLLDRYGPESRGIVWAHNTHVGDARATDMAADGMVNIGQLARERHGDDAVALIGFGSYRGTAIAAPRWGSPPEAMVVPPAREGSIERRLHELLPERAVLIFGGADQPGWVTDAVDHRAIGVVYDPSFESWGNYVPTRLGARYDAFIWCDDTTALHPLPVPAAPGEMETYPAGV, encoded by the coding sequence ATGCTGGTTCAGCGGCTCGGCGCGCCGAGCGATTTCGACCCGTTGCTGGAGCGCGTCCGGGACGCCCGGGTGGTGATGATCGGCGAGTCGACCCACGGCACCTACGACTACTACCGGTTGCGGGAGCAACTGACCCGCCGGTTGATCGCGGAGTGCGGTTTCTCCTTCGTGGCGGTGGAGGGCGACTGGCCGGACTGCGACCGGGTGCACCGTTCGGTGACCGGCGCCCCGGACGGTGCCGCCGAACCGCAGCTCGCGCTGGCGCAGTTCGAGCGGTGGCCGACCTGGATGTGGGCCAACGCCGAGGTGGCCCGGTTCGCCGGTTGGCTGCGGGCCTGGAACGTCGAGCGGCCGGAGGGGCGGCGGGCCGGTTTCCACGGGCTCGACGTGTACAGCCTCTGGGAGTCGATGCAGGCGATCTTCGACTACCTGGGGGAGGAGGACCCGAAGTCGCTGGAGGCCGCGCAGGACGCATACCGCTGCTTCGAGCCGTACGGCAAGCGGGTCGAGGAGTACGGCGCGGCCAGCCGGTTCGTCTCCGCCCGCTGTGAGGAGGAGGTCGTCCGGCTGTTGGCGCGGACCCGTGAGCACGCCCTCTCCGACGGGCCGGACCGCTTCTCGGCCTGGCAGAACGCGGAGGTGGTGGCCGGGGCCGAGCGGTACTACCGGGCGATGGTGGCCGGCGGGCCGGACTCGTGGAACATCCGGGACACCCACATGCAGGACACCCTGGACCGGCTGCTGGACCGGTACGGGCCGGAGTCGCGGGGCATCGTCTGGGCGCACAACACGCACGTCGGGGACGCGCGGGCCACCGACATGGCCGCGGACGGGATGGTCAACATCGGGCAGTTGGCCCGGGAGCGGCACGGCGACGACGCGGTGGCCCTGATCGGTTTCGGCAGCTACCGGGGTACGGCGATCGCGGCTCCCCGGTGGGGTTCGCCGCCCGAGGCGATGGTGGTGCCACCGGCCCGGGAGGGTTCGATCGAGCGGCGGTTGCACGAGTTGCTGCCCGAGCGGGCGGTGTTGATCTTCGGCGGGGCCGACCAGCCGGGCTGGGTCACCGACGCCGTCGACCATCGGGCGATCGGTGTCGTCTACGACCCGTCCTTCGAGTCCTGGGGAAACTACGTGCCGACCCGCCTCGGCGCGCGCTACGACGCCTTCATCTGGTGCGACGACACCACCGCCCTGCACCCGCTGCCGGTGCCGGCCGCCCCCGGCGAGATGGAGACGTACCCGGCCGGGGTCTGA
- a CDS encoding DUF2795 domain-containing protein translates to MTDTGVQLQEYLAGLDYPVSREDLIRWAQEIGASTSMLQMLQALPADQFTSPDELKAALTTPT, encoded by the coding sequence ATGACCGACACCGGGGTGCAGTTGCAGGAGTACCTGGCCGGGCTCGACTACCCGGTCTCCCGGGAGGACCTGATCCGCTGGGCCCAGGAGATTGGGGCCAGCACGTCGATGTTGCAGATGCTGCAAGCCCTACCCGCCGACCAGTTCACGTCCCCCGACGAACTAAAAGCCGCCCTAACCACCCCCACCTAA
- a CDS encoding Gfo/Idh/MocA family oxidoreductase, with the protein MLRFGLFGTGHWAIETHGKALHAHPDAELVGVWGRNPERASALAERYGVPAFGDVDALIEQCEAVAVALPPDVQADIAVRAARAGRHLLLDKPLALSLADADRVVAAADESGVASVVFFTQRFQPNVTAFLAATAAAGGWQHGRTTAFASIFQDGSPYGGSLWRREHGALWDIAPHALSILLPVLGRVTQVAAMDGPSGMVHLLLTHEGGATSSASLSLDAPTESMTREFVFYGENGIENVPFGENDAATAFGVAIDQLVEQVRAGTRDHRCDVRFGREVVAVIAAAETARTESRTVPLPA; encoded by the coding sequence GTGCTGCGGTTCGGGTTGTTCGGCACCGGTCACTGGGCGATCGAGACGCACGGGAAGGCGCTGCACGCGCACCCCGACGCGGAGTTGGTCGGGGTGTGGGGCCGTAACCCGGAGCGCGCCTCGGCGCTGGCCGAGCGCTATGGGGTACCGGCCTTCGGCGACGTCGACGCGCTGATCGAGCAGTGCGAGGCCGTCGCCGTCGCGCTGCCGCCGGATGTCCAGGCCGACATCGCCGTCCGGGCGGCCCGCGCGGGTCGGCACCTGCTGCTGGACAAGCCGCTGGCGCTCAGCCTGGCCGACGCCGACCGGGTCGTGGCCGCCGCCGACGAGTCCGGCGTCGCATCGGTGGTCTTCTTCACCCAGCGCTTCCAGCCGAACGTGACCGCCTTCCTCGCCGCGACCGCCGCCGCCGGTGGTTGGCAGCACGGTCGGACCACGGCGTTCGCCTCGATCTTCCAGGACGGCAGCCCGTACGGCGGCTCGCTGTGGCGGCGGGAGCACGGGGCGCTCTGGGACATCGCCCCGCACGCGCTCTCCATCCTCCTGCCGGTGCTGGGCCGGGTGACCCAGGTGGCGGCGATGGACGGACCGAGCGGGATGGTGCACCTGCTGCTCACCCACGAAGGTGGCGCCACCAGCAGCGCCTCGCTCTCCCTGGACGCGCCGACCGAGTCGATGACCCGGGAGTTCGTGTTCTACGGCGAGAACGGCATCGAGAACGTCCCGTTCGGCGAGAACGACGCCGCCACCGCGTTCGGTGTCGCCATCGACCAGCTCGTCGAGCAGGTGCGGGCCGGCACCCGTGACCACCGCTGCGACGTCCGCTTCGGACGTGAGGTCGTCGCCGTCATCGCCGCCGCCGAGACCGCCCGCACCGAGTCCCGCACCGTCCCCCTCCCCGCCTGA
- a CDS encoding cupin domain-containing protein: MQSTDSTTSGLATFEHWYDFAEGGPVHRALLPFPSSAPAPFEVARWSVAPNTSNDLDVHRSREVWIIVSGTGTLTVADQTEVLRAGDVAAFDSRVPHQVRNEGPEQLLAISVYWLPEDD; encoded by the coding sequence ATGCAGAGCACGGATTCGACGACGAGCGGTCTTGCGACCTTCGAACACTGGTACGACTTCGCCGAGGGCGGCCCGGTCCACCGCGCGCTCCTACCCTTCCCGTCGAGCGCGCCCGCCCCGTTCGAGGTCGCTCGCTGGTCGGTCGCTCCGAACACGTCGAACGACCTCGACGTCCATCGGTCCCGTGAGGTGTGGATCATCGTGTCGGGTACCGGAACCCTGACCGTCGCCGACCAGACGGAGGTCCTGCGGGCCGGCGACGTGGCGGCTTTCGACAGCCGGGTTCCGCATCAGGTTCGCAACGAGGGCCCGGAGCAACTGCTTGCCATCTCGGTCTACTGGTTGCCGGAGGACGACTGA
- the fabG gene encoding 3-oxoacyl-ACP reductase FabG: MSEEPRVAIVTGAARGIGAATARRLAADGLAVAVVDIDEAATKETVDAIAAAGGRALGVGADVSDRDQVEAAVERVATDLGAPTVLVNNAGVLRDNLLFKMTTADWDTVMGVHLRGAFLFSQAAQKHMVDSRWGRIVNLSSTSALGNRGQANYSAAKAGLQGFTKTLAIELGPFGVTVNAVAPGFIVTDMTAATAARMKVDFEDLQKHAAAEIPVRRPGRPEDVAHTISFLASEGAGFVSGQVIYVAGGPRD; this comes from the coding sequence ATGTCGGAGGAGCCCCGCGTCGCCATCGTCACCGGAGCCGCACGCGGAATCGGCGCTGCCACCGCCCGGCGACTGGCCGCCGACGGACTGGCCGTCGCCGTGGTCGACATCGACGAGGCGGCCACCAAGGAGACGGTGGACGCCATCGCGGCGGCCGGCGGTCGTGCGCTCGGCGTGGGGGCCGACGTGTCCGACCGGGACCAGGTCGAGGCCGCCGTCGAGCGGGTCGCCACCGACCTGGGCGCGCCCACCGTGCTCGTCAACAACGCCGGCGTGCTGCGCGACAACCTGCTGTTCAAGATGACCACCGCCGACTGGGACACCGTCATGGGTGTGCACCTGCGCGGCGCGTTCCTGTTCAGCCAGGCCGCCCAGAAGCACATGGTGGACAGCAGGTGGGGGCGGATCGTCAACCTCTCCAGCACCTCGGCGCTGGGCAACCGGGGCCAGGCCAACTACTCCGCCGCCAAGGCCGGCCTCCAGGGCTTCACCAAGACGCTCGCCATCGAGCTGGGGCCGTTCGGGGTGACGGTGAACGCGGTGGCGCCCGGCTTCATCGTCACCGACATGACAGCGGCCACCGCCGCCCGCATGAAGGTCGACTTCGAGGACCTGCAGAAGCACGCCGCCGCCGAGATCCCGGTACGCCGTCCGGGGCGGCCGGAGGACGTCGCGCACACCATCTCGTTCCTGGCCAGCGAGGGCGCCGGCTTCGTCTCCGGGCAGGTCATCTACGTGGCCGGTGGCCCCCGGGACTGA
- a CDS encoding alpha-amylase family protein, with translation MGDRWYSEAVVYCLDIDTYADSDGDGVGDIRGLIGRLDYLARLGVTCLWLHPIHPSPNRDDGYDVTDFYNVDPRFGTLGDFAELLHQAQNRGIRVIIDLVVNHTSDEHPWFQSARSSPDSPYRDWYVWSDTEPDDRHQGMVFPGEQSETWSYDRTAKAWFYHRFYKFQPDLNFANPQVRAEVKKIMSFWLQLGVSGFRMDAVPFIIELTEPGNPNSPKDFEFLTELRQHVQWRRGDAVLLAEANVEPDQLPTFFGDASGSGNRIHMLFDFMLNGRLMLALARQDPESLIDALRDTPKLPVGGQWATFLRNHDEIDLSRLTTEQRNQVYEQFGPDENMRIYDRGIRRRFAPMLGNDRRRIELAYALQFSMRGTPVLRYGEEIGMGEDLSLPGREAIRTPMQWSYQPNAGFSTADPEKLVRPVIDKGEFGYQTVNVTAQRGDPKSLLAWFERMIRTLREAPEIGSGSTTHIDVAMPPGVLAHRADGPTGTMVFVHNLGTDDVEVDLSSLEPEADLPIDVLTDRGYGELGKLGAVKVSGHGYRWIRLCRGSTF, from the coding sequence ATGGGTGACCGTTGGTATTCCGAAGCTGTCGTCTACTGCCTCGACATCGACACGTACGCCGACTCCGACGGCGACGGGGTCGGCGACATCCGTGGGTTGATCGGGAGGTTGGACTACCTGGCCCGGCTCGGTGTGACCTGCCTGTGGCTGCACCCGATCCATCCGTCGCCCAACCGCGACGACGGCTACGACGTCACCGACTTCTACAACGTGGACCCGCGCTTCGGCACCCTCGGCGACTTCGCCGAGCTGCTGCACCAGGCGCAGAACCGGGGCATCCGCGTGATCATCGATCTGGTGGTCAACCACACCTCCGACGAGCACCCGTGGTTCCAGTCCGCCCGCTCGTCGCCGGACTCGCCGTACCGGGACTGGTACGTCTGGTCGGACACCGAGCCGGACGACCGGCACCAGGGCATGGTCTTCCCCGGCGAGCAGAGCGAGACGTGGAGCTACGACCGGACCGCGAAGGCGTGGTTCTACCACCGCTTCTACAAATTCCAGCCGGATCTCAACTTCGCCAACCCGCAGGTACGGGCCGAGGTCAAGAAGATCATGTCGTTCTGGCTCCAGCTCGGCGTCTCCGGCTTCCGGATGGACGCGGTGCCGTTCATCATCGAGCTGACCGAGCCGGGGAACCCGAACTCGCCGAAGGACTTCGAGTTCCTCACCGAGTTGCGCCAACACGTGCAGTGGCGGCGGGGCGACGCCGTCCTGCTGGCCGAGGCGAACGTCGAGCCGGACCAACTGCCGACGTTCTTCGGTGACGCCAGCGGCTCCGGCAACCGCATCCACATGCTCTTCGACTTCATGCTGAACGGGCGACTCATGCTGGCCCTGGCCCGACAGGACCCGGAGTCGCTGATCGACGCGCTGCGCGACACCCCGAAGCTGCCGGTCGGCGGGCAGTGGGCGACCTTCCTGCGCAACCACGACGAGATCGACCTGTCCCGGCTGACCACCGAACAGCGCAACCAGGTGTACGAGCAGTTCGGACCCGACGAGAACATGCGCATCTACGACCGGGGCATCCGTCGCCGGTTCGCCCCGATGCTCGGCAACGACCGGCGACGCATCGAGCTGGCGTACGCCCTCCAGTTCTCGATGCGCGGCACGCCGGTGCTGCGCTACGGCGAGGAGATCGGGATGGGCGAGGACCTGTCGCTGCCCGGTCGGGAGGCGATCCGCACCCCGATGCAGTGGTCGTACCAGCCGAACGCCGGCTTCTCCACGGCCGACCCGGAGAAGCTGGTCCGCCCGGTGATCGACAAGGGTGAGTTCGGCTACCAGACGGTCAACGTCACCGCCCAGCGGGGCGACCCGAAGTCGCTGCTCGCCTGGTTCGAGCGCATGATCCGTACGCTGCGGGAGGCCCCGGAGATCGGCTCCGGCTCGACCACCCACATCGACGTGGCGATGCCGCCGGGGGTGCTCGCGCACCGGGCGGACGGGCCGACCGGAACGATGGTGTTCGTGCACAACCTGGGCACCGACGACGTCGAGGTGGACCTGAGCAGCCTCGAACCGGAGGCCGACCTGCCGATCGACGTGCTCACCGACCGTGGCTACGGCGAACTGGGCAAGCTCGGCGCGGTGAAGGTGTCCGGCCACGGTTACCGCTGGATCAGGCTCTGCCGGGGCTCGACCTTCTGA
- a CDS encoding DUF1349 domain-containing protein, producing MGDNLVPPSEPLDWSRGRWLHPPVRAEQGPAGELVVEPAAESDFWRRTSYGFVHDNGPALLAPLPVGTAMEVSFRLDFTEQFDQAGALVRVDERTWTKAGVEVSDGESQLGAVVTREFSDWSVAPVPGWPGREVTVRVSRAGDALTVRARVDDEPWRLVRLAPLDPSAEAVAGPFCCAPSRAGLTVVFTGWRQGPADTALHPEV from the coding sequence ATGGGAGACAACCTCGTACCGCCGAGCGAACCGTTGGACTGGTCCCGGGGCCGGTGGCTGCACCCACCGGTGCGCGCCGAGCAGGGCCCGGCCGGTGAGCTGGTCGTCGAGCCGGCCGCGGAGAGCGACTTCTGGCGACGGACGAGTTACGGCTTCGTCCACGACAACGGGCCGGCCCTGCTCGCGCCGCTCCCGGTCGGCACCGCCATGGAGGTGAGCTTCCGGCTCGACTTCACCGAACAGTTCGACCAGGCCGGCGCGCTGGTCCGGGTCGACGAGCGGACCTGGACGAAGGCCGGCGTCGAGGTGAGCGACGGCGAGTCGCAGCTCGGCGCGGTGGTCACCCGGGAGTTCTCGGACTGGTCGGTGGCCCCGGTGCCCGGGTGGCCGGGTCGGGAGGTGACGGTCCGGGTCAGCCGGGCGGGCGACGCGCTGACCGTCCGCGCCCGGGTCGACGACGAACCGTGGCGACTGGTCCGACTCGCCCCGCTGGACCCGTCGGCCGAGGCGGTGGCCGGGCCGTTCTGCTGCGCACCGTCCCGCGCCGGGCTGACAGTGGTGTTCACTGGCTGGAGGCAGGGGCCGGCGGACACCGCGCTGCACCCCGAGGTGTAA
- a CDS encoding DedA family protein codes for MAYAQAGDPSEFTGLTGWVASVIEVLGPVGVALLVALESIVPPIPSEVVLAMAGFLAHEGKFNVVVVVLAATAGSLIGALVLYWLGAALGEERLKRWLDHIPLVDRDDLEKADRWFERHGRWAVLIGRVVPVVRSLVSVPAGANRMPLGEFILLTTIGSGVWNGLIVGAGYALGSRWRDVERYSDWFNYAIVAVFVVMVVSWVLRKLRRRRGRDDRRSVTAGR; via the coding sequence ATGGCGTACGCCCAGGCTGGCGACCCGTCCGAGTTCACCGGGTTGACCGGATGGGTGGCCTCGGTGATCGAGGTGCTGGGCCCGGTCGGCGTGGCGCTGCTGGTGGCGCTGGAGAGCATCGTCCCGCCGATCCCCAGCGAGGTCGTGCTGGCGATGGCCGGCTTCCTGGCCCACGAGGGGAAGTTCAACGTCGTCGTGGTGGTGCTCGCCGCGACGGCCGGCTCGCTGATCGGCGCGTTGGTGCTCTACTGGCTCGGCGCGGCGCTCGGCGAGGAACGACTCAAGCGCTGGTTGGACCACATTCCGCTGGTGGATCGCGACGACCTGGAGAAGGCCGACAGGTGGTTCGAGCGGCACGGCCGGTGGGCGGTGCTGATCGGCCGGGTGGTGCCGGTGGTCCGCAGCCTGGTCTCCGTGCCGGCCGGGGCGAACCGGATGCCGCTGGGCGAGTTCATCCTCCTCACCACCATCGGCAGCGGGGTGTGGAACGGTCTCATCGTGGGGGCGGGTTACGCGCTCGGCAGCCGGTGGCGGGACGTCGAGCGCTACAGCGACTGGTTCAACTACGCGATCGTCGCGGTCTTCGTCGTCATGGTGGTCAGCTGGGTGCTCCGTAAACTCCGGCGTCGTCGGGGCCGCGACGACCGGCGGTCGGTGACCGCCGGTCGCTGA
- a CDS encoding cellulose binding domain-containing protein, whose protein sequence is MKRSRSLALSLVATLAATLGAAWVALPAYAAGPTASFVKTADWGSGWEGKYTITNGGSTTINGWSLAFDLPSGTTLGSYWDALLSSAGQRHTFTNRSWNGTIAPGGSVSFGFLATGSGSPSGCQLNGAPCGGGAPPTTPPPTTTPPPTTPPPTTPPTGDLPKHLLTGYWHNFDNPAVELRLRDVPAEYDLIAVAFAEATSTPGALTFGIDPGLSAALGGYTDADFTGDVRTLHSRGKRVILSVGGETGRVTVNDAASAAAFADTAAALIARYGFDGVDIDLENGLNPTYMAQALRALRARVGSSLIITMAPQTIDMQNPASSYFKLALDIRDILTVVNTQYYNSGAMLGCDQNAAYSQGTVNFIVALACLPLEAGLRPDQVGLGLPAGAGAAGGGIVAPSVVKAALDCLARGTNCGSFRPPRTYPGIRGAMTWSVNWDVSNGNAFARTVAPHLDTLP, encoded by the coding sequence ATGAAACGCTCCAGATCCCTTGCCCTGTCCCTCGTCGCCACCCTCGCCGCGACCCTCGGGGCGGCCTGGGTGGCGCTGCCCGCGTACGCCGCCGGGCCCACCGCCAGCTTCGTCAAGACCGCCGACTGGGGCTCCGGCTGGGAGGGGAAGTACACCATCACCAACGGCGGCAGCACGACGATCAACGGCTGGAGCCTCGCCTTCGACCTGCCGTCCGGCACCACCCTCGGCAGCTACTGGGACGCGCTGCTCAGCTCCGCCGGCCAGCGGCACACCTTCACCAACCGGTCCTGGAACGGCACCATCGCGCCGGGCGGGTCGGTCTCCTTCGGCTTCCTCGCCACCGGCTCCGGCTCACCCAGCGGCTGCCAGCTCAACGGCGCTCCCTGCGGCGGCGGCGCCCCGCCCACCACGCCGCCACCCACCACCACACCACCGCCGACGACCCCACCGCCGACCACTCCGCCCACCGGTGACCTGCCCAAGCACCTGCTCACCGGCTACTGGCACAACTTCGACAACCCGGCTGTCGAGCTGCGGCTGCGCGACGTCCCCGCCGAGTACGACCTGATCGCGGTCGCCTTCGCCGAGGCCACCTCGACCCCCGGCGCGCTCACCTTCGGCATCGACCCGGGGCTGTCCGCCGCGCTCGGCGGCTACACCGACGCGGACTTCACCGGCGACGTCCGCACCCTGCACAGCCGGGGCAAGCGGGTGATCCTCTCCGTCGGCGGGGAGACCGGCCGGGTCACGGTGAACGACGCCGCCTCCGCCGCCGCGTTCGCCGACACGGCCGCCGCGCTGATCGCCCGGTACGGCTTCGACGGTGTCGACATCGACCTGGAGAACGGGCTCAACCCGACGTACATGGCGCAGGCGCTGCGCGCGCTGCGGGCCCGGGTCGGGTCGAGCCTGATCATCACGATGGCGCCGCAGACCATCGACATGCAGAACCCGGCCAGCAGCTACTTCAAGCTGGCGCTCGACATCAGGGACATCCTGACCGTCGTCAACACCCAGTACTACAACTCCGGGGCGATGCTCGGCTGCGACCAGAACGCCGCCTACTCCCAGGGGACGGTGAACTTCATCGTCGCGCTGGCGTGTCTCCCGCTGGAGGCCGGGCTCCGCCCCGACCAGGTCGGCCTCGGCCTGCCCGCCGGTGCCGGGGCGGCCGGTGGCGGCATCGTCGCGCCGAGCGTGGTCAAAGCCGCCCTGGACTGCCTGGCCCGGGGCACCAACTGCGGCAGCTTCCGCCCGCCGCGCACCTACCCCGGCATCCGTGGCGCGATGACCTGGTCGGTGAACTGGGACGTGAGCAACGGCAACGCCTTCGCCCGTACGGTCGCCCCGCACCTGGACACCCTGCCCTGA
- a CDS encoding carbohydrate-binding protein has translation MSQSSAASAVPHVRRRLRLASVLLVATTTVLAGVTVTARAAVPPPPSGWSIVWSDDFTGAAGTLPSSANWIIDTGHSYPGGPANWGTGEIQSYTASTANVSHDGGGNLRITPLRDGGGGWTSARIETVRSDFKAPSGGVLAIEGRIQMPNVTGAAAAGYWPAFWALGAPYRGNYQNWPGIGEFDVMENVNGINSVWGVLHCGVAPGGPCNESNGLGASRACPGSTCQSAFHTYRFEWDASISPQQLRWYVDGQLYHTVTSSQVGATAWSQMTSHQGYFLLLNVAMGGAFPNGVAGSGTPTAATVPGRPMLVDYVAVYRRGGGTTPPPTTPPPSGTRDAYAQIQAESFNGQNGVLVEACAEGGQNIAALRNGDWARYDNVEFGSSTPRDFVARVASGAGGGVSGLVEVRLDSPTATPIGSFAIGNTGGWQSWRSVPGNVGAVTGRHSVYLTFTSGQPNDFVNVNWFTFRR, from the coding sequence ATGTCACAGTCCTCGGCGGCCTCCGCCGTCCCGCACGTCCGACGCCGGCTGCGGCTGGCCTCCGTCCTGCTCGTCGCCACCACCACGGTCCTGGCCGGCGTCACCGTCACCGCGCGGGCGGCCGTGCCGCCACCCCCGAGCGGCTGGAGCATCGTCTGGAGCGACGACTTCACCGGCGCCGCCGGCACCCTGCCGTCATCCGCCAACTGGATCATCGACACCGGCCACAGCTATCCCGGTGGTCCGGCCAACTGGGGCACCGGCGAGATCCAGAGCTACACCGCCAGCACCGCCAACGTCAGTCACGACGGTGGTGGCAACCTGCGGATCACCCCGCTGCGCGACGGTGGCGGTGGCTGGACCTCCGCGCGGATCGAGACCGTCCGTAGCGACTTCAAGGCCCCGTCCGGCGGTGTGCTGGCCATCGAGGGTCGGATCCAGATGCCGAACGTCACCGGTGCCGCTGCCGCCGGCTACTGGCCGGCGTTCTGGGCGCTCGGCGCGCCCTACCGGGGCAACTACCAGAACTGGCCGGGCATCGGCGAGTTCGACGTGATGGAGAACGTCAACGGCATCAACTCCGTCTGGGGCGTGCTGCACTGCGGCGTCGCGCCGGGCGGGCCCTGCAACGAGTCCAACGGCCTCGGCGCGTCCCGGGCCTGTCCGGGCTCGACCTGCCAGTCCGCGTTCCACACGTACCGGTTCGAGTGGGACGCCTCGATCAGCCCGCAGCAACTGCGCTGGTACGTCGACGGCCAGCTTTACCACACCGTCACGTCCAGCCAGGTCGGCGCGACCGCCTGGTCGCAGATGACCTCGCACCAGGGCTACTTCCTGCTGCTCAACGTCGCGATGGGCGGCGCCTTCCCGAACGGCGTCGCCGGCAGCGGCACGCCGACGGCGGCCACCGTCCCGGGCCGACCGATGCTCGTCGACTACGTGGCGGTGTACCGGCGTGGCGGTGGCACCACCCCGCCGCCCACCACGCCACCACCCTCCGGCACCCGGGACGCGTACGCGCAGATCCAGGCCGAGTCGTTCAACGGGCAGAACGGCGTGCTCGTCGAGGCGTGCGCGGAGGGCGGGCAGAACATCGCCGCGCTGCGCAACGGTGACTGGGCGCGCTACGACAATGTCGAGTTCGGCTCCAGCACGCCCCGGGACTTCGTGGCCCGGGTCGCCTCCGGCGCGGGCGGCGGTGTGAGCGGCCTCGTCGAGGTGCGGCTGGACAGCCCGACCGCGACGCCGATCGGCAGCTTCGCGATCGGCAACACCGGCGGCTGGCAGAGCTGGCGCTCGGTGCCCGGCAACGTGGGCGCGGTGACCGGCCGGCACTCCGTGTACCTGACCTTCACCAGCGGCCAGCCGAACGACTTCGTCAACGTCAACTGGTTCACCTTCCGCCGCTGA
- a CDS encoding glutamate--cysteine ligase codes for MTGQVAEAPGEMAAATGLLTVGVEEEFLLVDPHTGAAVPAVDLVMEQVPAELRGQVEREFQTSQIEIGSPPGLELSSIRHSLGVLRRALADAAERAGVRLLAIGTGPVDGPVPPVVDKPRFDRMIQRFRLLVPGPGNNGMHVHVGVPDPDTGVQVLNHVRPWLPMLHAVTVNSPFAGGEDTGYASWRSVEWERWPSVAPTPWLESHEHYQRLIRQLISSGVMLDEGMLYWYARLSAKYPTVELRIGDVCPTVDDAVLVAALVRALVATALADIEADRPALRTDHHLLVGAHWRAAHDGLEGDGVDVTTGEVRPAWELLERFVDRLRPALEQHGDWAEVTDLLGGLRRHGSGAARQRAVFERTGRLTDVVQDVARQTRG; via the coding sequence ATGACCGGTCAGGTGGCGGAGGCGCCCGGCGAGATGGCCGCGGCGACCGGGTTGCTCACCGTTGGCGTCGAGGAGGAGTTCCTGCTCGTCGATCCGCACACCGGGGCCGCGGTCCCGGCCGTCGACCTGGTCATGGAGCAGGTGCCGGCCGAGTTGCGCGGGCAGGTGGAGCGGGAGTTCCAGACCAGTCAGATCGAGATCGGCAGCCCGCCCGGCCTGGAGCTGTCGTCGATCCGGCACTCCCTCGGCGTGCTGCGCCGGGCGCTCGCCGACGCCGCCGAGCGGGCCGGCGTACGCCTGCTCGCCATCGGCACCGGCCCGGTGGACGGCCCGGTGCCGCCGGTGGTGGACAAGCCCCGCTTCGACCGGATGATCCAACGGTTCCGGCTGCTGGTTCCCGGCCCCGGCAACAACGGCATGCACGTGCACGTCGGCGTACCCGACCCGGACACCGGCGTACAGGTGCTCAACCACGTACGGCCGTGGCTGCCGATGCTGCACGCGGTCACCGTCAACTCGCCGTTCGCCGGTGGCGAGGACACCGGTTACGCGAGTTGGCGCTCGGTCGAGTGGGAACGGTGGCCGTCGGTGGCCCCGACGCCGTGGCTGGAGTCGCACGAGCACTACCAGCGGCTGATCCGCCAGTTGATCTCCAGTGGGGTGATGCTCGACGAGGGGATGCTCTACTGGTACGCCCGGCTGTCCGCCAAGTACCCGACGGTGGAGCTGCGGATCGGCGACGTCTGCCCGACGGTGGACGACGCGGTGCTCGTCGCCGCGCTGGTCCGGGCGCTGGTGGCCACCGCCCTGGCGGACATCGAGGCCGACCGACCGGCGCTGCGGACCGACCACCACCTGCTGGTCGGCGCGCACTGGCGGGCCGCCCACGACGGGCTGGAGGGCGACGGCGTCGACGTCACCACCGGTGAGGTGCGCCCGGCCTGGGAGCTGCTGGAACGGTTCGTGGACCGGCTGCGGCCGGCGCTGGAGCAGCACGGCGACTGGGCCGAGGTGACCGACCTGCTGGGCGGGTTGCGCCGGCACGGCAGCGGCGCAGCACGGCAGCGCGCGGTCTTCGAACGCACCGGCCGACTCACCGACGTGGTGCAGGACGTCGCGCGGCAGACCCGCGGCTGA